A genomic window from Abyssisolibacter fermentans includes:
- a CDS encoding DUF3656 domain-containing U32 family peptidase gives MKNDIEILAPVGSIESLYAAIKNGANAVYLGGKLFNARQYASNFDEEELKQAVNYAHLNGVRVYVTINILLNNDELKDAIDYIVYLYNIDVDAIIVQDMGLISLIKKVLPNLELHASTQMTINNYLGVQFLEDWGFKRVVLAREVSMNEIKEIKSKTELELEGFIHGALCVSYSGQCLMSSLIGQRSGNRGRCAQPCRMPYTLVNLKSKNTIDPNLSNKYLLSLKDLQTIEHMEDIVNSGLTSLKIEGRMKKPEYVAIVVNKYRKALDKVLYEDKNRQVSKKDMKEIEQIFNRGFTKGFLFNEEFKDIISLDRSNNKGVYLGTIVSVKKGSYIAIKLQQDLHKGDGIQFIINGLENKGILVDRLFLKGKKVDSVTRGKVAEIPYIQGINNGCLVMKTSDYLLNKRAEETFKDKKVNKMKTVSFFIELKKGLKPILTACDDDNNYVTIEGDYLVEEAINKPISKEIVIKQLSKLSDSIFKLNTIDITMDDNIAMPVSKLNYLRRSAIEKLEVLYSNFNKRNFIDINEVNKSDMFKLKSRIDSSLKRLSISINNEYQLKQLDLSKVDRLYINYFDGLDKYINKLKEKNIEVYLKTDRIITNDKFQKLKQNINLVENINGISVSNYGALKLLKNSKHSIHCDTGFNIFNNYSIKALKDYGADSFTLSSELKLDQVNKIASKTENNCETTVYGYYPMMVTKYCPIAIYTKCKGSNNCSLCKNNGELGLKDRKGKVFPLFRKYNYTTIYNSEPLVMLEYLDELLKGKIDYYRLDFTIENGDMIKDIQAIYYDYINGLINRNEAKEFVKKLKAKGIDITKGHYYRGVL, from the coding sequence ATGAAGAACGACATTGAAATATTGGCACCAGTAGGTAGTATAGAATCATTATATGCAGCAATAAAAAACGGAGCAAATGCAGTATATTTAGGAGGAAAATTATTTAATGCTAGGCAATATGCATCAAACTTTGATGAAGAAGAGCTTAAACAAGCTGTAAATTACGCACATTTAAATGGAGTAAGAGTATATGTGACTATTAATATCTTACTTAATAATGATGAATTAAAAGATGCTATTGATTATATAGTATATTTATATAATATCGACGTAGATGCTATTATTGTGCAAGACATGGGCTTAATAAGTCTTATAAAAAAAGTTTTACCTAATTTAGAATTACATGCTAGTACACAAATGACTATTAATAATTATCTAGGGGTACAGTTTTTAGAAGATTGGGGTTTTAAAAGAGTAGTACTTGCAAGAGAAGTATCTATGAATGAAATTAAAGAGATAAAAAGTAAGACTGAATTGGAGCTAGAAGGTTTTATTCATGGAGCTCTTTGTGTTAGCTATTCAGGGCAATGTCTTATGAGTAGTTTAATTGGACAAAGGAGTGGCAATAGAGGAAGATGTGCACAGCCATGTAGAATGCCATACACATTAGTTAACTTAAAATCAAAAAACACTATTGATCCAAATTTATCTAATAAGTATTTATTAAGCTTAAAGGATTTACAAACCATAGAGCACATGGAAGATATAGTGAATTCAGGTCTTACATCACTTAAAATAGAAGGTAGAATGAAAAAACCAGAATATGTTGCTATAGTAGTAAATAAATATAGAAAAGCTTTAGATAAGGTATTATATGAAGACAAAAATAGACAAGTTTCTAAAAAAGATATGAAAGAAATAGAACAAATATTTAATAGAGGTTTTACAAAAGGATTTCTTTTTAATGAAGAATTTAAGGATATAATTTCATTAGACAGATCTAATAATAAAGGTGTTTATTTAGGTACTATAGTTAGTGTTAAAAAAGGTAGCTATATAGCTATAAAATTGCAACAAGATTTACACAAAGGTGATGGGATACAATTTATAATAAATGGGTTAGAAAATAAAGGTATATTAGTTGATAGATTGTTTTTAAAAGGTAAAAAGGTTGATTCTGTAACAAGAGGTAAAGTAGCAGAAATCCCATATATACAAGGTATAAATAATGGCTGTTTAGTAATGAAGACATCAGACTATTTATTAAATAAAAGAGCAGAAGAAACTTTTAAAGATAAAAAAGTTAACAAAATGAAAACTGTAAGCTTCTTCATTGAATTAAAAAAAGGCTTAAAACCAATCTTAACAGCTTGTGATGATGACAATAATTATGTTACAATTGAAGGTGATTATTTAGTTGAAGAAGCTATTAATAAACCAATTTCTAAGGAAATTGTAATAAAACAGCTTAGCAAATTAAGTGATAGTATTTTCAAATTAAATACAATAGATATTACAATGGATGATAATATAGCTATGCCTGTTAGCAAATTGAATTACTTGAGAAGAAGTGCTATAGAAAAGCTGGAAGTCTTATATTCTAATTTTAACAAACGAAATTTTATTGATATTAATGAAGTTAACAAATCAGATATGTTTAAATTGAAATCTAGGATAGATAGCAGTTTGAAGAGATTATCAATATCTATCAATAATGAATACCAATTGAAACAGTTAGATTTATCAAAGGTTGATAGATTATATATAAACTACTTTGATGGTTTGGATAAATATATAAACAAATTAAAAGAGAAAAATATAGAAGTTTATCTAAAAACTGATAGAATTATTACTAATGATAAATTTCAAAAGCTAAAACAAAATATAAACTTAGTAGAAAATATTAATGGGATAAGTGTATCAAACTATGGAGCATTAAAATTATTAAAAAATAGTAAACATAGTATTCATTGTGATACAGGATTTAATATTTTCAATAATTATTCTATAAAAGCTCTAAAAGATTATGGAGCAGATAGTTTCACTTTATCATCTGAGTTAAAATTAGATCAGGTAAATAAAATAGCTTCCAAAACAGAAAACAATTGTGAAACAACTGTTTATGGATACTATCCAATGATGGTTACAAAATATTGCCCTATAGCAATATATACAAAATGTAAAGGTAGCAATAATTGCAGTTTGTGTAAAAATAATGGTGAATTAGGATTAAAGGATAGAAAAGGCAAAGTATTTCCGTTATTTAGAAAATATAATTACACTACTATCTATAATAGTGAACCATTAGTGATGTTGGAATATTTAGATGAATTATTAAAAGGTAAGATTGATTATTATAGATTAGATTTTACTATAGAAAACGGCGATATGATTAAAGATATACAAGCTATATATTATGATTATATCAATGGATTAATAAATAGAAATGAAGCCAAAGAATTTGTAAAAAAACTAAAAGCTAAAGGTATAGACATTACTAAAGGACATTACTATAGAGGTGTTTTATAA
- a CDS encoding cell division protein ZapA yields MTEKNKVIVRINGQDYTVIGNEPEEYIQLIAEYVDQTMRDIISQNSKLGQSMAATLTAFTIADKLHKIDEELNNLKVEVKEPLDELKSTKQKLEYYSKEFTRLTEENKNYSESNKLLKHENNKYEKKCKHQEESLKLKEDELEKCHQIISQLQNKLFENHVEMLQTKKELEELKKLYDNSLK; encoded by the coding sequence ATGACTGAAAAAAATAAAGTCATAGTTAGAATAAATGGGCAAGATTATACTGTTATTGGAAATGAACCAGAAGAATATATTCAGTTGATTGCAGAATACGTAGATCAAACTATGAGAGATATAATATCGCAAAATTCCAAGTTAGGTCAATCAATGGCAGCTACTTTGACTGCATTTACTATTGCTGACAAATTGCATAAAATAGACGAAGAATTAAATAATTTAAAAGTAGAAGTAAAAGAACCACTAGATGAGCTAAAATCTACAAAACAGAAACTAGAATATTATAGCAAAGAATTTACTAGACTAACAGAGGAGAATAAAAATTATTCTGAGAGTAATAAATTGTTAAAACATGAAAATAATAAATATGAAAAGAAATGTAAGCATCAAGAGGAGTCATTAAAGCTTAAAGAAGATGAACTTGAAAAATGTCATCAGATAATAAGTCAACTTCAAAATAAATTATTTGAAAATCATGTAGAAATGTTACAGACAAAAAAAGAGTTAGAAGAACTAAAAAAACTATATGATAACAGCTTGAAATAG
- the pheT gene encoding phenylalanine--tRNA ligase subunit beta, with translation MLVPVSWLKDYVDIDIDAKELANKLTMSGSHVDSLIDKDKGIKKVVVGKIKKIIKHPNADNLVITTTDVGDTELQIVTGAKNIKEGDYIPVALVGARLPGGIKIKKGKLRGEVSEGMMCSMSELGIDQQCIPEDEKHGIHILNKEYPLGTDIKDVLNLKGHVIEFEITPNRPDCLSIVGMAREAAATLNKKMNIREINIEKEAGDIKEYLEGVQIIDNDLCKRYYAKVVKNVKIGPSPAWMQSRLIDCGMRPINNIVDITNYVMLEYGQPLHAFDAKMIADKKIIVRRAKENEEITTLDSAKRKLNNSMLVIADNQKAVALAGIMGGENSEITNDTNAIIIESANFNGRNIRLSAKELGLRTEASSRFEKDLDAGLSEIACLRVCQLIEMLGAGEVVKGHYDACDDKFEEKIVVLNPANANKLLGSEIRTDKMLEILNSLELKSELKDGIIHSIVPSFRQDINIEADLIEEVGRIYGYHNIETKPLIGTLTKGEKPTLRTIEDLIKDFLTGVGLNEITTYSFISPKAYDKICLPEGSIKRNSVKLLNPLGEDYSVMRTTLIPNVMEVLSRNYKYGVEKASIYEIGKLFIPKGEVVSLPYEASTVTLGMYGKVDFYQLKSVVDLLLSRLGIEGYEYEPEKQHKSFHPGRTGNIIKNNHVLGIIGEIHPNVLSNYGMKERVYIAELDIEMLALLSNMNKKYKELPKYPAITRDIALVVNDDIMVKEIEKVIIENGNKLVESVTLFDIYKGSQIQEDKKSVAYSIKYRSYEKTLTDEDITSVHQKILDALADKLDAKLR, from the coding sequence ATGTTAGTACCTGTTTCATGGTTAAAAGATTATGTTGATATTGATATAGATGCTAAGGAGCTTGCAAATAAATTGACTATGTCTGGTTCGCATGTTGATTCTTTAATAGACAAGGACAAGGGCATAAAAAAAGTAGTAGTAGGAAAGATAAAAAAAATAATAAAGCATCCTAATGCTGATAATTTAGTTATAACTACTACAGATGTAGGAGATACAGAACTTCAAATAGTTACTGGAGCTAAAAATATTAAAGAAGGAGATTATATACCTGTAGCTTTAGTTGGTGCAAGATTACCAGGTGGAATAAAAATTAAAAAGGGAAAGCTTAGAGGAGAAGTTTCAGAAGGTATGATGTGTTCCATGAGTGAGCTTGGTATAGATCAACAGTGTATTCCTGAAGACGAGAAGCATGGTATACATATACTAAATAAAGAATATCCTCTAGGAACTGATATAAAAGATGTCTTAAATCTAAAAGGACACGTTATAGAGTTTGAAATAACACCAAATAGACCTGATTGTTTAAGTATAGTTGGTATGGCTAGAGAGGCAGCGGCTACTTTAAACAAGAAAATGAATATTAGGGAAATAAATATTGAAAAAGAAGCAGGCGATATCAAAGAATATCTTGAAGGTGTTCAAATTATTGATAATGATTTATGTAAAAGATACTATGCTAAAGTAGTGAAAAATGTTAAAATAGGACCATCTCCTGCTTGGATGCAAAGTAGACTTATTGACTGCGGAATGAGACCTATAAATAATATAGTTGATATAACAAATTATGTTATGTTGGAATATGGTCAACCTTTACATGCTTTCGATGCTAAAATGATAGCTGATAAGAAAATTATTGTAAGAAGAGCAAAAGAAAATGAAGAAATTACTACATTAGATAGTGCAAAGAGAAAATTAAACAATTCTATGTTAGTAATAGCAGATAATCAAAAAGCTGTAGCTTTAGCAGGTATAATGGGTGGAGAGAACAGTGAAATTACTAATGATACAAATGCAATCATTATTGAATCCGCAAACTTTAATGGTAGAAACATTAGATTATCAGCTAAAGAATTAGGATTAAGAACTGAAGCTTCTTCGAGATTCGAAAAAGATTTAGATGCAGGCTTATCTGAAATAGCTTGTTTAAGAGTATGTCAGCTTATAGAAATGCTTGGTGCTGGTGAAGTGGTAAAAGGACATTATGATGCATGTGATGATAAATTTGAAGAAAAAATAGTTGTATTAAATCCAGCTAATGCTAATAAGCTTTTAGGTTCAGAAATTAGAACAGACAAAATGCTTGAAATATTAAATAGTTTAGAATTAAAATCAGAACTAAAAGATGGGATTATTCATTCAATAGTACCTTCATTTAGACAAGATATTAATATAGAAGCAGATTTAATAGAAGAGGTTGGAAGGATATATGGATATCATAATATAGAGACAAAACCTTTAATTGGTACATTAACAAAAGGTGAAAAACCTACTCTTAGAACAATTGAAGATCTTATAAAAGACTTTTTAACAGGTGTTGGCTTAAATGAAATTACAACATATTCATTTATTAGTCCAAAAGCTTATGATAAAATTTGCTTACCAGAAGGAAGTATAAAAAGAAACAGTGTCAAATTACTTAATCCTTTAGGTGAGGACTACAGTGTAATGAGAACTACTCTTATACCTAATGTTATGGAGGTTTTATCAAGAAATTATAAATATGGAGTAGAAAAAGCATCTATTTATGAAATTGGTAAATTATTTATACCTAAAGGAGAAGTAGTATCATTACCTTATGAAGCATCTACAGTAACATTAGGTATGTATGGAAAAGTTGATTTTTATCAGCTTAAATCAGTTGTAGATTTATTATTAAGTAGGCTTGGGATTGAAGGTTATGAATATGAACCAGAAAAACAACATAAATCATTCCATCCGGGAAGAACAGGTAATATTATAAAAAATAATCATGTACTAGGTATAATTGGGGAAATACATCCTAATGTATTAAGTAATTATGGTATGAAAGAGAGAGTATATATAGCTGAGCTTGATATTGAGATGCTTGCTTTATTAAGTAATATGAACAAAAAATATAAAGAGTTACCTAAATATCCAGCGATAACTAGAGATATTGCTTTAGTAGTAAATGACGATATAATGGTTAAAGAAATTGAAAAAGTTATTATTGAAAACGGAAATAAGCTTGTTGAAAGCGTAACATTATTCGATATATATAAAGGTTCACAAATACAAGAGGATAAAAAAAGTGTTGCTTATTCAATAAAATATAGATCATATGAAAAAACATTGACAGATGAAGATATTACAAGTGTTCATCAGAAAATATTAGATGCATTAGCAGATAAGTTAGATGCAAAATTAAGATAA
- the pheS gene encoding phenylalanine--tRNA ligase subunit alpha, which yields MKEKINEIKSIALQEIEKVSELTDLDAIRVKYLGKKGELTQVLRGMGKLSKEERPLIGELANEVRKTIETEMTQLKQKLKDKELSKKLEKENIDITLPTKEAKLGHRHPLMKVKEELENIFLNMGFSVVEGPEVETVFNNFDALNAPENHPSRDMSDTFYITDNILLRTQTSPVQIRAMKQLKPPIKIVSAGRTFRFDDVDDTHSPMFHQLECLVIDKNVTLGNLKHTIDLFIKELFGENMKTRFRPHDFPFTEPSAEVDVSCHKCMGEGCEACHGTGWSMELLGCGMVHPNVLENCGIDSKEYSGFAFGLGIDRVTMVKYGIDNIRLLFENDMRFLDQF from the coding sequence ATGAAAGAAAAAATTAATGAAATTAAGAGTATCGCATTACAAGAAATTGAAAAAGTGTCTGAATTAACAGATTTAGATGCTATTAGAGTTAAATATTTAGGTAAAAAAGGTGAATTAACACAAGTTTTAAGAGGTATGGGTAAACTTTCAAAAGAAGAAAGACCATTAATAGGTGAATTAGCAAATGAAGTTAGAAAAACTATAGAAACTGAAATGACTCAGTTAAAGCAAAAATTAAAAGATAAAGAACTTTCAAAGAAGCTTGAAAAGGAAAATATAGATATAACACTTCCAACTAAAGAAGCTAAATTAGGCCACAGACATCCACTTATGAAGGTTAAAGAAGAATTAGAAAATATATTCTTAAACATGGGTTTCAGTGTAGTTGAAGGTCCTGAAGTTGAAACTGTCTTTAATAACTTTGATGCATTAAATGCTCCTGAAAATCACCCATCAAGAGATATGTCTGATACATTCTATATAACTGATAATATACTTCTTAGGACACAAACATCGCCTGTGCAGATAAGAGCTATGAAACAGTTAAAGCCACCAATTAAGATAGTATCAGCTGGTAGAACATTTAGATTTGATGATGTAGATGACACTCATTCACCAATGTTCCATCAACTTGAATGTTTAGTAATCGATAAAAATGTAACTCTAGGTAATTTAAAGCATACGATAGATCTTTTTATTAAAGAGCTATTTGGAGAGAATATGAAAACTAGATTTAGACCACATGATTTTCCATTTACAGAGCCAAGTGCTGAGGTTGATGTATCGTGTCATAAATGTATGGGAGAGGGCTGTGAAGCTTGTCATGGCACTGGATGGAGTATGGAATTATTAGGATGTGGTATGGTTCATCCAAATGTTTTAGAAAATTGCGGTATAGATTCAAAAGAGTACAGTGGTTTTGCATTTGGATTAGGTATTGATAGAGTTACTATGGTTAAATATGGGATTGATAATATTAGACTGTTATTTGAAAATGACATGAGATTTTTAGATCAATTTTAA
- a CDS encoding YqzL family protein: protein MIDANLFWNLFKLTGSVNAYILYKELLVS from the coding sequence ATGATTGATGCAAATTTGTTTTGGAATTTATTTAAATTGACAGGGTCGGTAAATGCCTATATACTTTACAAAGAATTATTAGTAAGTTAA
- the rlmB gene encoding 23S rRNA (guanosine(2251)-2'-O)-methyltransferase RlmB, with product MSNIISSPTNKFIKQINLLKKRKERWKEQKFIVEGLRSVREAVTGEAQINYILYSEQLIDKIDGIELLDLCKNKKYKIYEIENKLMKYITDTENPQGIIAVVDFNIIINDVNLTNKNNFIVILDRLQDPGNMGSIIRTADAFGANTVILTKGCVDIFNPKTIRSTMGSIFHIDIAYFENNQNLFNKLKENNIKIMSTALDTDLSCYDVDFKEDFAIVIGNEASGVSKELFSISDYKINIPMQGKAESLNAAIASGILMYEASRQRRNILKNLKI from the coding sequence ATGAGCAATATAATAAGTAGTCCTACAAACAAATTTATAAAACAGATAAATTTACTAAAAAAAAGAAAAGAACGATGGAAAGAACAAAAATTTATTGTTGAAGGTCTACGATCTGTTCGTGAAGCTGTTACTGGTGAAGCTCAAATAAATTACATATTATACTCAGAACAACTAATAGATAAAATAGATGGAATAGAATTATTAGATTTATGTAAGAATAAAAAATATAAAATATATGAAATTGAAAATAAACTTATGAAATATATAACAGATACTGAAAATCCACAAGGCATTATTGCAGTAGTAGATTTTAACATAATAATAAATGATGTAAATTTAACTAATAAGAATAATTTTATAGTTATTTTAGACAGATTACAAGATCCAGGCAATATGGGCTCAATTATCAGAACTGCTGATGCATTTGGAGCAAATACAGTTATCTTGACTAAAGGTTGTGTAGATATTTTTAATCCTAAAACTATAAGGTCTACAATGGGTTCAATATTTCATATAGATATAGCATATTTTGAAAACAATCAAAATTTATTTAATAAACTTAAAGAAAATAACATAAAGATTATGTCAACTGCTTTGGATACTGATCTTAGTTGTTATGATGTTGATTTTAAAGAGGATTTTGCTATAGTTATTGGAAACGAAGCTTCAGGAGTTTCTAAGGAATTATTTTCTATATCAGATTATAAAATTAATATACCAATGCAAGGCAAGGCAGAATCACTAAATGCAGCAATAGCTTCAGGTATTCTAATGTATGAAGCTTCAAGACAAAGGCGAAATATTTTGAAAAATTTGAAAATTTAG
- a CDS encoding potassium channel family protein: MRQFVVIGCGRFGTSVAETLYSLGYDVLAIDKSEERVQEISAKVTHAVQADAIDENTLRTLGIRNFDVAVVTIGSNIQASIMATLIAKELGVNNVIAKAQNELHGRVLEKAGADRVVFPERDMGMRVARNLVSSNILDYIEFAPDYSIVEISAIADWEGKTLIELQLPLKYGINVIAIKHGKDINIRPYAKDVIEKDDILIVIGSDKDLKNLEKNS, from the coding sequence GTGAGACAATTTGTTGTTATAGGATGTGGAAGATTTGGCACAAGTGTAGCTGAGACTTTATATAGTTTAGGTTACGATGTTTTAGCTATAGATAAGAGTGAAGAAAGAGTGCAAGAAATATCAGCTAAGGTAACACATGCAGTTCAAGCTGATGCAATAGATGAGAATACATTAAGAACACTTGGAATTAGGAATTTTGACGTTGCAGTTGTAACTATTGGTTCAAATATACAAGCTTCAATAATGGCAACGTTGATAGCTAAAGAATTAGGAGTTAATAATGTAATAGCTAAAGCACAAAATGAACTTCATGGAAGAGTACTTGAAAAAGCAGGTGCTGATAGAGTTGTATTCCCTGAAAGAGATATGGGAATGAGAGTTGCTAGAAATCTAGTATCATCTAATATACTTGATTATATTGAATTTGCTCCAGATTATAGTATAGTAGAAATTAGTGCTATAGCAGACTGGGAAGGCAAAACATTAATAGAACTTCAACTACCTTTGAAATATGGTATAAATGTAATTGCTATTAAACATGGTAAAGACATTAATATTAGACCATATGCAAAGGATGTTATTGAAAAAGACGATATATTAATTGTAATAGGTAGTGATAAAGATTTAAAAAATTTGGAAAAGAATAGTTAG
- a CDS encoding TrkH family potassium uptake protein — translation MITIDNNTTIEQLKLNPAQVLVLGFGALILIGATFLNLPVASVNGKSIGFIDALFTSASAVCVTGLVVVNTAAHWSMFGKIVILILIQVGGLGFMTMATLVALILGRKITLKDRLIIQEELNQFTLSGLVKLTKYVIVSTIMLESLGAFFLSLKFIPIYGPSTGIWFGIFHAISAFCNAGFDLIGSSMEPFVDSPIVNITIGLLVIIGGLGYTVYIDITTQKNYKRYSLHTKLVLIVTAILLVIGFFAIFFLEYNNPDTLGSLSFGGKLMAALFQSIVPRTAGFNSINMGAVTSTSAFIIIILMFIGGSPGSTAGGIKTTSIGAIVLAIISVVRGKNDVEILKRRISIELVFRALAVTGIAFCIVSIVTMILTITESGASFLDIVFETVSAFATVGLSRGITPSLTIIGRLVITITMFIGRLGPLTMAFAFAKKRNNNKGVYRYAEERIIVG, via the coding sequence ATGATTACTATAGATAACAATACAACAATAGAGCAATTAAAATTAAATCCAGCACAGGTGCTTGTTTTAGGCTTTGGAGCATTAATACTTATTGGAGCAACTTTTTTAAATTTACCTGTTGCATCAGTAAATGGGAAAAGCATAGGCTTTATAGATGCATTATTCACTTCGGCTTCAGCTGTATGTGTTACTGGCTTAGTTGTAGTAAACACCGCTGCACATTGGTCTATGTTTGGTAAAATCGTAATTTTAATATTAATACAAGTTGGCGGTTTAGGGTTTATGACAATGGCAACTTTAGTTGCACTTATCTTAGGAAGAAAAATAACTTTAAAAGATAGACTTATAATACAGGAAGAACTAAACCAGTTCACATTATCAGGATTGGTAAAGCTCACAAAATATGTAATAGTATCAACTATTATGTTAGAATCACTAGGTGCTTTTTTTCTATCTTTAAAATTTATCCCTATATATGGTCCTTCTACTGGTATATGGTTTGGAATTTTCCATGCTATATCTGCATTTTGTAATGCAGGATTTGATTTAATAGGAAGCAGTATGGAACCATTTGTAGATAGTCCAATTGTTAATATAACAATAGGGTTACTAGTTATTATAGGTGGACTTGGTTATACAGTGTATATAGATATAACGACTCAAAAGAATTACAAAAGATATTCTTTACATACAAAGTTAGTGCTAATAGTTACAGCGATATTATTAGTAATTGGTTTTTTTGCAATATTTTTTCTTGAATATAACAATCCTGATACATTAGGCAGCTTATCTTTTGGTGGAAAATTAATGGCGGCTTTATTTCAATCAATAGTTCCTAGAACAGCAGGGTTTAATAGTATAAATATGGGAGCAGTGACTAGTACAAGTGCTTTTATAATTATAATATTAATGTTTATTGGTGGTTCACCTGGATCAACAGCTGGCGGCATAAAAACTACTTCAATAGGTGCTATAGTTCTTGCTATAATTTCTGTTGTAAGAGGTAAAAATGATGTTGAAATATTAAAAAGAAGAATATCTATAGAATTAGTCTTTAGAGCATTAGCAGTTACAGGAATTGCATTTTGTATAGTTTCAATAGTAACTATGATATTGACGATAACTGAATCAGGAGCTTCTTTTTTAGATATAGTATTTGAGACAGTATCCGCATTTGCTACGGTTGGATTAAGTAGAGGAATAACACCTAGTCTAACAATAATAGGAAGATTAGTTATAACTATAACAATGTTTATTGGAAGATTAGGACCATTGACAATGGCATTTGCATTCGCTAAGAAGAGAAATAATAATAAAGGCGTTTATAGATATGCTGAAGAGAGAATAATAGTTGGTTAG
- the rplT gene encoding 50S ribosomal protein L20 encodes MARVKKAMNAKKKHKKILKLAKGYYGAKSKLYRPANQAVMKSLSYAYTGRKLKKRDFRKLWIARINASARINGMSYSRFINGLKKANVQINRKMLSEMAIFDAEGFKELVELAKANI; translated from the coding sequence ATGGCTAGAGTAAAAAAAGCAATGAATGCTAAAAAGAAACATAAGAAGATTTTAAAATTAGCAAAGGGATATTATGGTGCTAAGAGCAAATTATATAGACCAGCTAATCAAGCTGTTATGAAGTCACTTAGCTATGCATATACAGGAAGAAAATTAAAAAAGAGAGATTTCAGAAAACTTTGGATAGCAAGAATAAATGCTTCTGCAAGAATTAATGGAATGTCTTATAGTAGATTTATAAATGGTTTAAAGAAAGCAAATGTACAAATTAACAGAAAAATGTTATCAGAAATGGCGATATTTGACGCTGAAGGATTTAAAGAGTTAGTTGAATTAGCAAAAGCAAATATATAA
- the rpmI gene encoding 50S ribosomal protein L35, translating to MPKMKTHRGAAKRFKKTGSGKLKRGSNYKSHILGKKSSKRKRNLRKAKLVSTSDFKRIKSLMPY from the coding sequence ATGCCAAAAATGAAAACACATAGAGGAGCTGCTAAGAGATTTAAAAAGACAGGCAGTGGGAAACTAAAAAGAGGAAGCAACTACAAAAGTCATATATTAGGAAAAAAATCATCTAAGAGAAAGAGAAATCTTAGAAAGGCTAAACTTGTTAGTACTAGTGATTTTAAAAGAATTAAAAGTTTAATGCCTTATTAG
- the infC gene encoding translation initiation factor IF-3 — MNEQIREKEVRLIDSEGNQLGIVPVMRAQEMADEKKLDLVKVAPNAKPPVCRIMDYGKYKYEQAKKEKESKKNQKVINIKEIRLTPRIDEHDIVVKTNKAIKFLQSGNKVKVTVRFKGREMGHTGIGKEVLEKFAEMTSEAGIIEKKPKLEGRNMTMFLVSKN, encoded by the coding sequence ATTAATGAGCAGATCAGAGAAAAAGAAGTTAGGTTAATCGACTCAGAAGGTAATCAGTTAGGTATAGTACCAGTTATGAGAGCTCAAGAAATGGCTGATGAGAAAAAGCTTGATTTAGTAAAAGTAGCTCCAAATGCAAAACCACCGGTTTGTAGGATAATGGATTACGGGAAGTATAAGTATGAGCAAGCTAAGAAAGAAAAGGAATCCAAGAAAAATCAAAAAGTTATTAACATAAAAGAAATAAGATTAACTCCAAGGATTGACGAGCATGATATTGTAGTTAAAACCAATAAAGCTATTAAATTCTTACAAAGTGGAAATAAAGTAAAAGTAACTGTTAGATTTAAAGGAAGAGAAATGGGACATACAGGAATAGGTAAAGAAGTACTTGAGAAATTTGCTGAAATGACTTCAGAAGCAGGTATTATTGAGAAAAAGCCTAAGCTTGAAGGAAGAAATATGACGATGTTTCTAGTATCAAAGAATTAG